In Micromonospora sp. NBC_01813, the following are encoded in one genomic region:
- a CDS encoding Prokaryotic metallothionein, with protein sequence MATCEVCGNEYWLTFDIRTVSGETYTFDSFECAIQLLAPICEHCQCKIVGHGVEVSGRFFCCAHCARTVEREAGALVRDAVGSRPG encoded by the coding sequence ATGGCGACCTGTGAGGTCTGCGGCAACGAATACTGGCTCACGTTCGACATCCGGACGGTGAGCGGTGAAACCTACACCTTCGACTCGTTCGAGTGCGCCATCCAGCTGCTCGCCCCGATCTGCGAGCACTGCCAGTGCAAGATCGTCGGACACGGGGTCGAGGTGTCCGGGCGGTTCTTCTGCTGCGCCCACTGTGCCCGCACCGTGGAACGCGAAGCCGGTGCGCTGGTGCGTGACGCGGTCGGCAGCCGACCCGGCTGA
- the hemG gene encoding protoporphyrinogen oxidase, with amino-acid sequence MQQPWRIAVVGGGIAGLAAAVRLRDRAPAGTRITVFEQSSELGGKLRTEQFAGRPVERGAEAFLMRDPAGGDSAAVALARRVGLADRLVHPAVGQASLARDGRLVPLPVGTLIGVPGDLAAVAGVARVEPERDPDDGTPLLRPDEDVAVGELVRRRLGDEVVDRLVDPMLGGVYAGRADTLSLATTIPGLAATARTRHTLRDAVRAALAARPAAAGAPVFGSVDGGLSQLVAAIQAALSAADGGVEVRLRTGAVVRELAASASGWRLVVGPTRGAERVDVDAVVLAVPARPAARLLAPVDAAAAVRVGALDYASIALVTMALATSELPEASGFLVPAAEGTMTKAATFFSTKWGQLRRADGLAVVRASVGRYGDEQLLQRDDDELVATVHAELTRLTGVRLPAAVQTHVQRWGGSLPQYPPGHLDRVAAARGSLRSARLRLALAGAAYDGIGIPVCVRSGENAAEEILTSLEKLRR; translated from the coding sequence ATGCAGCAACCGTGGCGGATAGCCGTGGTGGGCGGCGGGATCGCCGGACTCGCCGCAGCGGTGCGTCTCCGCGATCGGGCACCGGCCGGCACCCGGATCACCGTGTTCGAGCAGTCCAGCGAGCTGGGCGGAAAACTGCGTACCGAGCAGTTCGCCGGTCGGCCGGTGGAGCGCGGCGCCGAGGCGTTCCTGATGCGCGATCCCGCCGGCGGAGACTCCGCCGCGGTCGCGTTGGCCCGCCGCGTCGGCCTCGCCGACCGGCTGGTGCACCCGGCGGTCGGTCAGGCGTCGCTGGCCCGCGACGGCCGGCTGGTGCCGCTGCCGGTCGGGACGCTGATCGGCGTCCCGGGCGACCTCGCGGCGGTGGCCGGGGTGGCCCGGGTCGAGCCCGAGCGCGACCCCGACGACGGCACGCCGCTGCTGCGACCCGACGAGGACGTCGCCGTGGGCGAACTGGTCCGCCGCCGCCTCGGTGACGAGGTCGTCGACCGGCTCGTCGATCCGATGCTCGGCGGGGTGTATGCGGGTCGGGCCGACACGTTGTCGCTGGCCACCACCATCCCGGGGCTGGCCGCCACGGCTCGGACCCGGCACACGCTGCGCGACGCGGTGCGGGCGGCGCTGGCGGCGCGGCCGGCGGCGGCCGGCGCGCCGGTCTTCGGCAGCGTCGACGGCGGCCTGAGTCAACTGGTGGCGGCGATCCAGGCAGCGTTGTCGGCCGCCGACGGCGGGGTCGAGGTGCGGTTGCGTACCGGGGCGGTGGTGCGGGAGTTGGCGGCGTCGGCGTCCGGTTGGCGGCTGGTGGTGGGGCCGACCCGTGGGGCGGAGCGGGTGGACGTCGACGCGGTGGTGCTGGCGGTGCCGGCGCGCCCGGCGGCCCGGCTGCTCGCCCCGGTGGACGCGGCCGCGGCGGTGCGGGTCGGGGCGCTCGACTACGCCAGCATCGCGCTGGTGACCATGGCCCTGGCCACATCGGAGCTGCCGGAGGCCTCCGGGTTCCTGGTGCCGGCGGCCGAAGGGACCATGACCAAGGCCGCCACGTTCTTCAGCACCAAATGGGGCCAGTTGCGCCGAGCGGACGGGCTGGCGGTGGTTCGGGCCTCCGTCGGGCGCTACGGCGACGAGCAGTTGCTGCAGCGCGACGACGACGAGTTGGTCGCCACGGTGCACGCCGAGCTGACCCGGCTCACCGGTGTGCGCCTGCCGGCCGCCGTGCAGACCCACGTGCAGCGGTGGGGTGGCTCGCTGCCGCAGTATCCGCCGGGGCACCTCGACCGGGTGGCCGCGGCGCGGGGATCGCTGCGGTCGGCCCGGCTGCGACTGGCGCTGGCCGGCGCCGCGTACGACGGAATCGGCATCCCGGTGTGTGTACGGTCCGGGGAGAACGCCGCCGAAGAGATCCTGACCAGTCTGGAGAAATTACGCAGATGA
- a CDS encoding GNAT family N-acetyltransferase, with amino-acid sequence MPAEPALTSHIARTVELDPLTLYQLLKLRVDVFVVEQECAYPELDGRDVEPGTLQLWLSRADAVVACLRLLTDPADPAGGGPVRRIGRVAVAADERGQGHAGRLVDAALAIAGDQPCVLDAQAHLTALYGRHGFAVAGPEYLEDGIAHVPMRRPAGGASNDE; translated from the coding sequence GTGCCCGCCGAACCTGCCCTGACCTCGCACATCGCCCGTACCGTCGAGCTGGATCCGCTGACCCTCTACCAACTGCTGAAACTGCGGGTGGACGTCTTCGTGGTGGAGCAGGAGTGCGCGTACCCGGAGCTGGACGGCCGCGACGTCGAGCCCGGCACCCTTCAACTGTGGCTGTCCCGGGCCGACGCCGTGGTCGCCTGCCTGCGCCTGTTGACCGATCCGGCCGACCCGGCGGGCGGTGGACCGGTCCGACGGATCGGCCGGGTGGCGGTGGCCGCGGACGAACGCGGTCAGGGCCACGCCGGCCGCCTGGTCGACGCAGCCCTCGCCATCGCCGGTGACCAGCCGTGTGTCCTGGACGCGCAGGCCCACCTGACCGCCCTCTACGGCCGGCACGGGTTCGCCGTCGCCGGTCCGGAGTACCTCGAGGACGGGATCGCGCACGTGCCGATGCGCCGCCCGGCGGGCGGCGCATCGAACGACGAGTGA
- a CDS encoding helix-turn-helix transcriptional regulator translates to MGTAEVADYLGISRQWADVITGRRDFPEPLAVLKAGRIWLADDVEAYAARRREDQQG, encoded by the coding sequence ATGGGCACGGCAGAGGTCGCCGACTACCTGGGCATTTCCCGGCAGTGGGCAGACGTCATCACCGGCCGCCGAGACTTCCCGGAGCCGCTGGCGGTGCTGAAGGCTGGCCGGATCTGGCTGGCCGATGATGTCGAGGCGTACGCGGCACGGCGTCGGGAAGACCAGCAGGGCTAA
- the msrB gene encoding peptide-methionine (R)-S-oxide reductase MsrB, whose product MTDEKASLPSTEQEWRMRLDPEQFRVLREAGTERPWTGEYVDTTTVGTYHCRACDAPLFTSDTKFDSHCGWPSFDEALPGAVRYIQDRSHGMVRTEIRCATCDSHLGHRFDGERYTPKNARYCMNSVALRLEPA is encoded by the coding sequence ATGACCGACGAGAAGGCTTCCCTGCCGAGCACCGAGCAGGAATGGCGGATGCGGCTCGATCCCGAACAGTTCCGGGTGTTGCGCGAGGCCGGCACCGAGCGGCCGTGGACCGGCGAGTACGTCGACACCACCACGGTCGGCACCTACCACTGCCGGGCCTGCGACGCGCCGCTGTTCACCAGTGACACGAAGTTCGACTCGCACTGCGGCTGGCCGAGCTTCGACGAGGCGTTGCCTGGCGCGGTGCGCTACATCCAGGACCGGTCGCACGGCATGGTCCGCACCGAGATCCGGTGTGCCACCTGCGATTCGCATCTCGGGCACCGGTTCGACGGTGAGCGGTACACGCCGAAGAACGCCCGGTACTGCATGAACTCGGTGGCACTGCGACTGGAGCCGGCCTGA
- a CDS encoding endonuclease/exonuclease/phosphatase family protein has product MCAAAALLLTAGAVPAQAATVDATYNVWTWNVSGWNMNRGSTGNGLIPVLANSIRNRSAHFAALNELCWSQYKAVQANLRDSGWPQDVENFSRFEAQNEVGCAGEPFGLAIFSRAPLGPANRYALASDGTDETRKLLCAPLEARPRLRFCTTHITPSNAVIGEQKINDRQLDQVLGRLETFHANGDTVVIAGDFNAQPHYGRLDGWYAPSLNHPNNASNRGAYRELDDTEPSCPGYGEQTQEASHLGLGPCGQVKKVDLIFVRENRIVGGYSGDSLSISASCGGLCSDHRILIGTVTVSVTV; this is encoded by the coding sequence GTGTGCGCCGCTGCGGCGCTGCTGCTCACCGCGGGTGCGGTGCCGGCACAAGCGGCGACTGTGGACGCCACGTACAACGTCTGGACCTGGAACGTGTCGGGTTGGAACATGAACCGGGGGTCGACCGGCAACGGACTGATCCCGGTGCTGGCCAACTCGATCCGCAACCGCAGCGCCCACTTCGCCGCTCTCAACGAGCTGTGCTGGAGCCAGTACAAGGCGGTGCAGGCCAACCTGCGTGACTCGGGCTGGCCGCAGGACGTGGAGAACTTCTCCCGGTTCGAGGCGCAGAACGAAGTCGGCTGCGCTGGTGAGCCGTTCGGGCTGGCCATCTTCAGCCGGGCGCCGCTCGGGCCGGCCAACCGCTACGCACTGGCGTCCGACGGCACGGACGAGACCCGCAAACTGCTCTGCGCGCCGCTGGAAGCCCGACCCAGGTTGCGCTTCTGCACCACCCACATCACTCCCTCCAACGCGGTGATCGGCGAGCAGAAGATCAACGATCGACAGTTGGATCAGGTGCTGGGCCGACTGGAGACGTTTCACGCCAACGGGGACACGGTGGTCATCGCGGGAGATTTCAACGCCCAACCCCATTACGGCCGGCTGGACGGGTGGTACGCGCCGAGCCTGAACCATCCGAACAACGCCAGCAACCGGGGCGCGTACCGGGAACTGGACGACACCGAGCCGAGCTGCCCCGGATACGGCGAGCAGACCCAGGAGGCAAGTCACCTCGGACTCGGCCCCTGCGGCCAGGTGAAGAAGGTCGACCTGATCTTCGTGCGGGAGAACCGGATCGTCGGCGGATACAGCGGTGACTCGCTATCCATCTCCGCCAGTTGCGGTGGCCTCTGCTCGGACCATCGGATCCTGATCGGCACGGTCACCGTCTCGGTGACGGTCTGA
- a CDS encoding GNAT family N-acetyltransferase, whose translation MTAPTLRPARVDDLPTLLALLIDDDLGWQREAPTGGADRTVPADYRDAYDAIAADPRNELVVAERDGEVVAMMQLTYIPSLSRLGAERMQIEAVRVRSDLRSQGVGRQMIEWALERARQRGCRLAQLTSDKRREAAHRFYLRLGFKSTHEGMKLVLTPGPGEGTG comes from the coding sequence GTGACTGCACCGACGCTGCGGCCCGCCCGGGTCGACGACCTGCCTACCCTGCTCGCGCTGCTCATCGACGACGACCTGGGCTGGCAGCGGGAGGCGCCGACCGGCGGAGCGGATCGGACCGTGCCGGCCGACTACCGGGACGCGTACGACGCGATCGCCGCCGACCCGCGCAACGAACTCGTCGTCGCCGAGCGTGACGGCGAGGTGGTGGCCATGATGCAGTTGACCTACATTCCGTCGCTGAGCCGGCTGGGTGCCGAACGCATGCAGATCGAGGCCGTCCGGGTGCGCTCGGATCTGCGCAGCCAAGGGGTCGGCCGGCAGATGATCGAGTGGGCGCTGGAGCGGGCCCGTCAGCGCGGCTGCCGACTCGCGCAGCTGACGTCCGACAAGCGCCGGGAGGCGGCGCACCGGTTCTACCTGCGGCTCGGCTTCAAGTCGACACACGAAGGCATGAAACTGGTGCTGACCCCGGGCCCAGGTGAGGGCACCGGCTGA
- the hemQ gene encoding hydrogen peroxide-dependent heme synthase, translated as MSGEQQSNAARLRELNETIQYTMWSVFRVAERLPALRDGLVGEVESLFAELAAKGVTVRGTYDVAGLRADADIMIWWHAADSDDLQDAYGRLRRTALGRHLAPVWSQLALHRPAEFNKSHVPAFLAGEQARAYICVYPFVRSYEWYLLPDEERRALLAEHGKMARPYPDVRANTVASFALGDYEWMLAFEADELHRIVDLMRDLRASGARRHVREEVPFFTGRRRSVADLVDNLP; from the coding sequence ATGAGTGGCGAGCAGCAGAGCAACGCGGCCCGGTTGCGGGAGCTGAACGAGACGATCCAGTACACGATGTGGTCGGTGTTCCGGGTGGCCGAGCGGCTGCCGGCGTTGCGCGACGGGTTGGTCGGCGAGGTCGAGTCGCTCTTCGCCGAACTGGCCGCCAAGGGGGTGACCGTCCGGGGCACCTACGACGTCGCGGGGCTGCGGGCCGACGCCGACATCATGATCTGGTGGCACGCCGCCGACAGCGACGACCTGCAGGACGCGTACGGGCGGCTGCGCCGCACCGCGCTCGGCCGGCACCTCGCGCCGGTCTGGTCCCAGCTGGCGCTGCACCGGCCGGCCGAGTTCAACAAGAGCCACGTGCCGGCCTTCCTGGCCGGGGAGCAGGCGCGGGCGTACATCTGCGTCTATCCGTTCGTCCGGTCCTACGAGTGGTACCTGCTGCCGGACGAGGAACGCCGGGCGTTGCTCGCCGAACACGGGAAGATGGCCCGGCCGTACCCGGACGTGCGGGCGAACACGGTGGCGTCGTTCGCGCTCGGCGACTACGAGTGGATGCTCGCCTTCGAAGCCGACGAGCTGCACCGGATCGTCGACCTGATGCGGGACCTGCGCGCGTCCGGTGCCCGCCGGCACGTCCGCGAGGAGGTGCCGTTCTTCACCGGCCGGCGCCGGTCGGTGGCCGATCTGGTCGACAACCTGCCCTGA
- the ligD gene encoding non-homologous end-joining DNA ligase, whose amino-acid sequence MAGESRSSRSVATVEVAGHQVRLSSPDRVCFPGPGYTKRDIFDYYLAVGDGIMRALRDRPTTLQRFPDGIDGEMFFQKRVPARGVPPWLRTAEIKFPSGRTADELCPADLAHVAWAAQMGTVVFHPWPVRSRDVDRPDELRIDLDPQPGTDFADAVEAAGEVHAILDELGATGYPKTSGGRGVHVYLRIAPRWVFTDVRRAVIAFAREVQRRRPDLVTTAWWKEERGEKVFVDYNQMARDRTIACAYSLRANARATVSTPVSWDELTQVEPDDFDLRTVPPRLAKLGDPHAGIDDTPWDITPLLEWADRDERDGTGDLPYPPDHPKMPGEPARVQPSRAKRPTSGDAS is encoded by the coding sequence ATGGCTGGCGAGAGTCGCAGTTCCCGGTCCGTGGCCACCGTCGAGGTGGCCGGCCATCAGGTCCGGCTCAGCAGCCCGGACCGGGTCTGCTTTCCCGGCCCGGGTTACACCAAGCGGGACATCTTCGACTACTACCTCGCGGTCGGCGACGGCATCATGCGGGCGCTGCGCGACCGGCCCACCACGCTGCAGCGCTTCCCGGACGGCATCGACGGGGAGATGTTCTTCCAGAAGCGGGTGCCGGCCCGTGGCGTCCCGCCGTGGCTGCGTACCGCCGAGATCAAGTTCCCCAGCGGGCGGACCGCCGACGAGCTGTGCCCCGCCGATCTCGCCCACGTCGCCTGGGCCGCGCAGATGGGCACGGTGGTGTTCCACCCGTGGCCGGTGCGCTCGCGTGACGTCGACCGGCCGGACGAACTGCGGATCGACCTGGATCCGCAGCCGGGCACCGACTTCGCCGACGCGGTCGAGGCGGCCGGCGAGGTGCACGCCATCCTCGACGAACTCGGCGCCACCGGCTACCCGAAGACCTCCGGCGGCCGGGGCGTGCACGTCTACCTGCGGATCGCGCCCCGCTGGGTGTTCACCGACGTACGCCGGGCGGTCATCGCGTTCGCCCGTGAGGTGCAGCGGCGCCGCCCCGACCTGGTCACCACCGCATGGTGGAAGGAAGAACGCGGCGAGAAGGTCTTCGTCGACTACAACCAGATGGCCCGGGACCGCACCATCGCCTGCGCGTACTCGCTGCGGGCCAACGCCCGCGCCACCGTCTCCACCCCGGTCAGCTGGGACGAGTTGACCCAGGTCGAGCCGGACGACTTCGACCTGCGTACGGTGCCACCACGGCTGGCGAAGCTGGGCGACCCGCACGCCGGGATCGACGACACCCCGTGGGACATTACCCCGCTGCTGGAGTGGGCGGACCGGGACGAGCGCGATGGCACCGGGGACCTGCCGTACCCGCCGGACCACCCGAAGATGCCCGGTGAACCCGCGCGGGTCCAACCCAGCCGCGCGAAGCGCCCCACCAGCGGAGATGCCAGCTAG
- a CDS encoding ribbon-helix-helix domain-containing protein, with product MSTQIAVRLPDDLVEFVDELVRHGDAPSRAAVVARALRRERRQTAAARDAAILARVEPDADLDRLAEHAATLPIDDLD from the coding sequence GTGAGCACTCAGATCGCCGTACGCCTGCCGGATGACCTCGTCGAGTTCGTCGACGAGCTGGTCCGCCACGGCGACGCCCCCAGCCGGGCCGCCGTCGTCGCCCGAGCGCTACGTCGCGAGCGACGACAGACCGCCGCCGCCCGCGACGCCGCGATCCTCGCCCGCGTCGAACCCGACGCGGACCTGGACCGCCTCGCCGAGCATGCCGCCACTCTCCCGATCGACGACCTGGACTGA
- a CDS encoding type II toxin-antitoxin system PemK/MazF family toxin, with protein sequence MRPIHLAQLDKSRPVLILTRAAVRPYLARVTVAPITSTIRGLSTEVPVGPANGLDHDSVVSCDNVVTIPKSTLGRHLGYLLPHQEPALAEAILAAYDLDPPE encoded by the coding sequence ATGCGACCAATCCACCTTGCCCAACTCGACAAGTCCCGGCCCGTTCTCATCCTGACTCGCGCAGCGGTCCGCCCCTACCTCGCCCGGGTCACCGTCGCGCCCATCACCAGCACCATTCGCGGCCTGTCCACCGAAGTCCCTGTCGGCCCGGCCAACGGACTCGACCACGACAGCGTGGTCAGCTGCGACAACGTCGTCACCATCCCCAAGAGCACCCTGGGTCGGCACCTCGGCTACCTGCTACCCCATCAGGAGCCCGCGTTGGCCGAGGCCATCCTCGCCGCCTACGACCTCGACCCGCCCGAATAG